The following are from one region of the Silene latifolia isolate original U9 population chromosome 9, ASM4854445v1, whole genome shotgun sequence genome:
- the LOC141601050 gene encoding uncharacterized protein LOC141601050, with product MLSQTLVKGYNRANISPRCMIKLDIRKAFDSLQWSFIANMLSGLGFPQQFINWVLGCIQTPWYYLKINGELSGFFQGKSGIRQGDPLSPYLFVLSMEVLSRYLRTLCDKPLVSYHPKCSRLKLNHLIFADDLMIFVRGDVPSVAAVKSTLSFFAELSGLHANIEKTNMYFGGVPSDVKEAILAATGFSYGQFPFRYLGVPLSTSRISVAMFDSLILKIKHSIQHWSSNFLTYAGRVQLINSIIFGMETFWCSCTLLPQEVLHKINKLCKDIFWGILPEGRRMVFKKWKDICLPWDARGFNIKDLSTWNDALQCRWLYLLAHTTVGSWVSWHQAYILQHQYIWFVQSQDSFSSSLKGILAVRDMLVALAGSITNASSLINSWYSHGKFRVTAAYSYLRGAVLAGPWTAALTHPRIVPSHKIICSLAAQQKLATVDNLQSRGFYMVNGCSLCEIALKDHAHLFFNCSFSKDVWHQLLQWMGMHRAGSCLIDELEQANFRSKHNWRMAWFCTSLAAAVYQLWSERNSRLFRGRKAAVTEIVSRVKFLVSTRLLTWTSHKHYSVLAASL from the coding sequence ATGCTATCTCAAACTTTGGTCAAAGGTTACAATAGGGCTAATATTTCCCCTCGCTGCATGATCAAGTTGGACATTAGAAAGGCCTTTGATTCCCTCCAATGGTCTTTTATTGCTAATATGCTTTCAGGTTTGGGTTTCCCTCAGCAATTCATTAACTGGGTGCTTGGCTGCATTCAAACTCCTTGGTATTATTTAAAAATCAATGGAGAGCTTTCTGGGTTTTTTCAAGGGAAAAGTGGAATTAGGCAAGGTGATCCCCTTTCCCCTTACTTGTTTGTGCTTAGCATGGAAGTTTTGTCAAGATATCTCAGGACTCTTTGTGATAAACCCCTTGTCTCTTATCATCCTAAGTGCTCTAGGCTTAAACTTAATCACTTGATCTTTGCTGATGACTTGATGATCTTTGTTAGGGGAGATGTTCCCTCTGTTGCAGCAGTTAAGAGTACTCTGAGTTTTTTTGCTGAGCTGTCTGGGCTTCATGCTAACATTGAGAAAACCAACATGTATTTTGGAGGGGTGCCTTCTGATGTTAAGGAGGCTATTCTTGCAGCAACTGGTTTCTCTTATGGTCAGTTCCCCTTCAGATACTTAGGAGTCCCATTGTCCACTTCTAGAATCTCAGTGGCAATGTTTGATTCCCTCATTCTCAAGATTAAGCATTCTATCCAACATTGGTCCTCTAACTTCCTTACCTATGCTGGTAGGGTACAGTTAATCAATTCAATAATCTTTGGCATGGaaacattttggtgttcttgtaCTCTTTTACCTCAAGAGGTTCTGCATAAAATCAATAAGCTCTGTAAGGACATTTTTTGGGGAATACTGCCTGAAGGTAGAAGAATGGTGTTTAAAAAATGGAAGGATATCTGTCTGCCCTGGGATGCAAGAGGCTTCAATATCAAAGACCTCTCCACTTGGAATGATGCTTTGCAGTGTAGATGGCTTTATCTGCTGGCTCATACTACAGTGGGAAGTTGGGTTTCCTGGCATCAGGCTTATATTTTGCAGCATCAATATATCTGGTTTGTGCAGTCCCAGGACAGTTTCTCCTCTAGTCTTAAGGGAATCCTGGCTGTAAGGGACATGCTAGTTGCTCTAGCAGGTAGCATTACTAATGCTTCTTCTCTGATTAATAGCTGGTACTCTCATGGTAAATTCAGAGTTACTGCAGCTTACAGCTATTTGAGAGGTGCTGTCTTAGCTGGTCCTTGGACTGCAGCTCTGACTCATCCTCGTATTGTTCCAAGTCACAAGATTATTTGTTCTTTGGCAGCTCAACAGAAATTGGCTACTGTGGACAATCTGCAGAGTAGAGGGTTTTATATGGTTAATGGATGTTCTCTCTGTGAAATTGCCCTTAAGGATCATGCTCATTTGTTCTTTAATTGCTCTTTCTCTAAGGATGTTTGGCACCAGCTTCTGCAGTGGATGGGTATGCACCGTGCTGGTTCATGTTTAATTGATGAACTTGAACAAGCTAATTTTCGAAGTAAACATAATTGGAGGATGGCCTGGTTCTGTACTTCATTGGCAGCTGCTGTTTATCAACTCTGGAGTGAACGTAATTCTCGTCTTTTTAGAGGAAGAAAAGCTGCAGTTACTGAAATAGTTAGCAGGGTTAAGTTTCTTGTTTCTACAAGACTCTTAACGTGGACTAGTCATAAGCACTATTCAGTTCTAGCTGCTAGTTTATGA